A region of Rhizorhabdus wittichii RW1 DNA encodes the following proteins:
- a CDS encoding type III secretion exporter (PFAM: type III secretion exporter), translating into MAEGPEDDEKTEAPTPKRRQDAAEKGDVLQSRELGTALVMVVGAGWIAIAGPWAMAALKRMLSNALSFDAGAIENFDPLSAALAMVATVALPLLLLFALTLAAAIAAPAMLGSLGFRWSALGFKANKLNPMAGLKRIFGMQGLIELGKSLLKILALGAVGYWLLMDRIAAIVTMGQQDLRTALDSLGSTFVFAVLVMTLALAVVAGADVPMQMFQRGKRLRMSKQEIKEESKQTEGSPELKAAIRQKQMAAAMGSARKAVVEATVVLTNPTHFAVALRYRPGFDTAPVVLARGRGATAQAIRELATENSVPMLHYPQLTRAIYYTSRSGQVIREDLFIAVAAILAFVFNLDRAMAEGIAQPEVDVPQGARFDEEGRRAG; encoded by the coding sequence ATGGCCGAGGGTCCCGAGGACGACGAGAAGACCGAAGCCCCGACCCCGAAGCGGCGGCAGGACGCCGCCGAGAAGGGCGACGTCCTCCAGTCGCGCGAACTGGGCACCGCGCTGGTGATGGTCGTCGGCGCCGGCTGGATCGCGATCGCCGGCCCCTGGGCGATGGCGGCGCTCAAGCGGATGCTGTCCAACGCCTTGTCCTTCGATGCCGGCGCGATCGAGAATTTCGATCCGCTCTCGGCCGCGCTGGCGATGGTCGCGACGGTGGCGCTGCCACTGCTGCTGCTGTTCGCGCTGACCCTGGCGGCCGCGATCGCCGCGCCCGCCATGCTGGGGTCGCTCGGCTTCCGCTGGTCGGCGCTCGGCTTCAAGGCCAACAAGCTCAACCCGATGGCGGGGCTCAAGCGCATCTTCGGCATGCAGGGGCTGATCGAGCTCGGCAAGTCGCTGCTCAAGATCCTGGCGCTCGGCGCGGTCGGCTACTGGCTGCTGATGGACCGGATCGCCGCGATCGTGACGATGGGGCAGCAGGACCTTCGCACCGCGCTCGACAGCCTCGGCTCGACCTTCGTCTTCGCGGTGCTGGTGATGACCCTCGCGCTCGCGGTCGTGGCCGGCGCGGACGTGCCGATGCAGATGTTCCAGCGCGGCAAGCGGCTGCGCATGTCGAAGCAGGAGATCAAGGAGGAGTCGAAGCAGACCGAAGGCTCGCCCGAGCTCAAGGCCGCGATCCGCCAGAAGCAGATGGCCGCCGCGATGGGATCGGCGCGCAAGGCGGTGGTCGAGGCGACGGTGGTGCTGACCAACCCGACCCATTTCGCGGTGGCGCTGCGCTACCGCCCCGGCTTCGACACCGCGCCGGTCGTGCTGGCGCGCGGCCGCGGCGCGACGGCGCAGGCGATCCGCGAGCTGGCGACCGAGAACAGCGTTCCGATGCTGCACTATCCGCAGCTCACCCGCGCGATCTATTATACCAGCCGCTCGGGCCAGGTGATCCGCGAGGACCTGTTCATCGCGGTCGCGGCGATCCTCGCCTTCGTCTTCAACCTCGACCGCGCCATGGCCGAGGGCATCGCCCAGCCCGAAGTCGACGTGCCGCAGGGGGCGCGGTTCGACGAGGAAGGCAGGCGGGCGGGATAG
- a CDS encoding flagellar biosynthetic protein FliR (TIGRFAM: flagellar biosynthetic protein FliR~PFAM: type III secretion system inner membrane R protein): MIPQGLAGIETQLWLWMIAMIRPGAAFIAAPVFGAPQVPMQLRAVVALAIGIPALANTPFVMPVGGIVTIEGFLLVAGEILAGLALGFAVQIGFSAALVAGEVIGNAMGLGFAGMMDPATGSPSPAVSQYLSLLATFLFLATGGHLQLAAIIVESYRALPPGEAWLGARSIQGLALFGGDLFAAGLAIALPVGFALILVQLVMAMLARSAPQMNIFSVGLPATLMAGLVLLAIAAPVMADGITAAIQRGLAEARLLALGR, from the coding sequence ATGATACCCCAGGGCCTGGCGGGGATCGAAACCCAGCTCTGGCTTTGGATGATCGCGATGATCCGGCCGGGCGCGGCGTTCATCGCGGCGCCGGTGTTCGGCGCGCCGCAGGTGCCGATGCAGCTTCGCGCCGTCGTGGCGCTGGCGATCGGCATCCCCGCGCTGGCCAACACGCCCTTCGTGATGCCGGTCGGCGGGATCGTGACGATCGAGGGCTTCCTGCTGGTCGCGGGGGAGATACTCGCCGGGCTCGCGCTCGGCTTCGCGGTGCAGATCGGCTTCTCCGCCGCGCTGGTCGCGGGCGAGGTGATCGGCAACGCGATGGGGCTCGGCTTCGCGGGGATGATGGACCCGGCGACCGGATCGCCCTCCCCCGCCGTCAGCCAATATCTCTCGCTGCTCGCGACCTTCCTGTTCCTGGCGACCGGCGGCCATCTCCAGCTCGCCGCGATCATCGTCGAGAGCTATCGCGCGCTGCCGCCGGGCGAGGCCTGGCTCGGCGCGCGCAGCATCCAGGGGCTGGCGCTGTTCGGCGGCGACCTGTTCGCGGCCGGCCTCGCCATCGCCCTGCCGGTCGGCTTCGCGCTGATCCTCGTCCAGCTCGTCATGGCGATGCTGGCGCGGTCGGCGCCGCAGATGAACATCTTCTCGGTCGGCCTGCCCGCCACGCTGATGGCCGGCCTCGTCCTGCTGGCGATCGCCGCCCCGGTGATGGCCGACGGCATCACCGCCGCGATCCAGCGCGGCCTCGCCGAGGCGCGGCTGCTCGCGCTCGGGAGATAG
- a CDS encoding flagellar biosynthetic protein FliQ (TIGRFAM: flagellar biosynthetic protein FliQ~PFAM: export protein FliQ, family 3) — protein sequence MDSAGSPDYFIGIAQQAMWILALASAPILIPALVAGIILGMIQAATSINEQTLSFVPKLIVVGIALALFGGAILMLLADFTREIFARIPDMLR from the coding sequence ATGGATAGCGCCGGCAGCCCCGACTATTTCATCGGCATCGCCCAGCAGGCGATGTGGATCCTCGCGCTCGCCTCGGCGCCGATCCTGATCCCGGCGCTGGTCGCGGGGATCATCCTGGGCATGATCCAGGCGGCGACCTCGATCAACGAGCAGACCTTGAGCTTCGTCCCTAAGCTGATCGTCGTCGGCATCGCGCTGGCACTGTTCGGCGGGGCGATCCTGATGCTGCTCGCCGACTTCACGCGCGAGATATTCGCCCGCATCCCGGACATGCTCCGATGA
- a CDS encoding flagellar biosynthetic protein FliP (TIGRFAM: flagellar biosynthetic protein FliP~PFAM: type III secretion system inner membrane P protein): MNRLKLPCPSAETPCMTAPRRPTIRSILAVAALLLSAPLIADPALASTAGPAQTGALDRAMTTIAGDGRPLSLSLQILVLMSLLTVLPSLVLMMSSFTRIIIVLSLLRQALGLQQTPPNQVLVGLAMFLSLFVMRPSIDQINADAFKPYGAGQITIEEAITRSGAVLHRFMVLQTRQTDLKLFADLAKAPKFARPADIPFSILLPAFVTSELKTAFQIGFLIFLPFLIIDLVVASTLMSLGMMMLSPAIISMPFKLLLFVLVDGWALTMGSLAASFAT; the protein is encoded by the coding sequence ATGAACCGCTTGAAGTTACCCTGCCCAAGTGCTGAAACGCCGTGCATGACAGCCCCGCGCCGCCCGACGATCCGATCGATTCTCGCCGTCGCCGCGCTTCTCCTGTCCGCCCCGCTGATCGCCGATCCGGCGCTGGCCTCGACCGCGGGGCCGGCGCAGACCGGCGCGCTCGACCGAGCGATGACGACGATCGCGGGCGACGGCCGGCCGCTGTCGCTGTCGCTCCAGATCCTGGTGCTGATGAGCCTGCTGACGGTGCTGCCGTCGCTGGTGCTGATGATGTCGAGCTTCACCCGCATCATCATCGTCCTGTCGCTGCTGCGCCAGGCGCTCGGCCTGCAACAGACGCCGCCCAACCAGGTGCTGGTCGGCCTCGCCATGTTCCTGTCGCTGTTCGTGATGCGGCCGTCGATCGACCAGATCAACGCCGACGCCTTCAAGCCCTATGGCGCCGGACAGATCACGATCGAGGAGGCGATCACCCGCAGCGGCGCGGTGCTGCATCGCTTCATGGTCCTCCAGACCCGCCAGACCGACCTCAAGCTGTTCGCCGACCTCGCCAAGGCGCCGAAATTCGCGCGGCCGGCCGACATACCCTTCTCGATCCTGCTGCCCGCCTTCGTCACCAGCGAGCTCAAGACCGCCTTCCAGATCGGCTTCCTGATCTTCCTGCCTTTCCTGATCATAGACCTGGTGGTGGCGTCGACCTTGATGTCGCTCGGCATGATGATGCTGTCGCCGGCGATCATATCGATGCCGTTCAAGCTGCTATTGTTCGTCCTCGTCGACGGATGGGCGCTGACGATGGGCTCGCTCGCGGCGAGCTTCGCGACATGA
- a CDS encoding primosomal protein N' (TIGRFAM: primosomal protein N'~PFAM: helicase domain protein; type III restriction enzyme, res subunit; DEAD/DEAH box helicase domain protein~SMART: DEAD-like helicases-like), whose amino-acid sequence MRRPEAPPKHGRMARAHVLLLNPALGPLDYRADREHVVEPGSIVLAPLGPRQMVGVVWEEETLPSADQVGDNRLRPLLDVYDVPPLAAPLRRLIEWTSDYYLAPPAAVLRMALPSSSALDGARTIVEYRATGERPGRMTPQREQALDRIGQRQGLIRELATIADVSEGVIRGLVKSGAIEAVTVSIDTPWDAPDPDHKAVELSDEQQLAAGMLAEAVAAKRFQPFLLDGVTGSGKTEVYFEAVAEALRAGRQTLVLLPEIALTEPFLKRFEARFGHLPVAWHSELRQSQRRRAWRGIVHGEAKVVVGARSALFLPYRDLGLIIVDEAHETSFKQEDGVLYHARDVAVMRAKLEEIPIVLASATPAIETRQQATIGRYTELKLTARHGAAEMPEIEAIDLLADPPPRGRWIAPTLVRALADRLEKKEQSLLFLNRRGYAPLTLCRTCGHRFQCPNCTAWMVEHRLLGRLQCHHCGHSMAPPAECPECKDEDSLVACGPGVERIADEVAALFPDARVAIATSDTLSTPARAAEFVERMEAGDIDVVVGTQLVTKGYHFPELTLVGVIDADLGLSGGDLRAAERSFQQIAQVAGRAGRGAKPGHVYIQTHAPKAPVIQALLSGDAQSFYTAETEARKIAEAPPFGRYAAIIISAEKLEEAATTARLIGRTAPAIDGMHVYGPAPAPLAMLRGRHRQRLLVHARRSLDVQQVIRDWLGPLQWPRGVRVAVDVDPYSFL is encoded by the coding sequence TTGCGGCGGCCGGAGGCTCCCCCTAAGCACGGGCGGATGGCCCGCGCCCATGTCCTCCTGCTCAACCCCGCCCTCGGGCCGCTCGACTATCGCGCCGACCGCGAGCATGTCGTCGAGCCGGGCAGCATCGTGCTCGCGCCGCTAGGCCCCCGGCAGATGGTCGGCGTGGTGTGGGAGGAGGAGACGCTGCCCTCGGCCGACCAGGTCGGCGACAACCGGCTCCGCCCGCTGCTCGACGTCTACGACGTCCCGCCGCTCGCCGCCCCGCTGCGCCGGCTGATCGAATGGACCTCCGACTATTATCTGGCGCCGCCCGCCGCGGTGCTGCGGATGGCGCTGCCCTCCTCCAGCGCGCTCGACGGCGCGCGGACGATCGTCGAATATCGCGCGACCGGCGAGCGGCCCGGCCGGATGACCCCGCAGCGCGAGCAGGCGCTCGACCGGATCGGCCAGCGCCAGGGCCTGATCCGCGAGCTGGCGACGATCGCCGACGTGTCCGAGGGCGTGATCCGCGGCCTCGTCAAGTCGGGCGCGATCGAGGCGGTGACGGTGTCGATCGACACGCCGTGGGACGCCCCCGATCCCGACCATAAGGCGGTCGAGCTGTCGGACGAGCAGCAGCTCGCCGCCGGCATGCTGGCGGAGGCGGTCGCGGCGAAGCGCTTCCAGCCCTTCCTGCTCGACGGCGTCACCGGATCGGGCAAGACCGAGGTCTATTTCGAAGCGGTCGCCGAGGCGCTGCGCGCCGGCCGGCAGACGCTGGTGCTGCTGCCCGAGATCGCGCTGACCGAACCCTTTCTCAAGCGCTTCGAGGCGCGCTTCGGCCATCTCCCCGTCGCTTGGCACAGCGAGCTGCGCCAGTCGCAGCGGCGGCGCGCCTGGCGCGGCATCGTCCATGGCGAGGCGAAGGTCGTCGTCGGGGCGCGATCGGCGCTGTTCCTGCCCTATCGCGACCTCGGCCTGATCATCGTCGACGAGGCGCACGAGACCAGCTTCAAGCAGGAGGACGGCGTCCTCTACCATGCCCGCGACGTCGCGGTGATGCGCGCCAAGCTGGAGGAGATCCCGATCGTGCTCGCCTCGGCGACCCCGGCGATCGAGACGCGCCAGCAGGCGACGATCGGCCGCTACACCGAATTGAAGCTCACCGCGCGCCACGGCGCCGCCGAGATGCCGGAGATCGAGGCGATCGACCTGCTCGCCGATCCGCCGCCGCGCGGGCGCTGGATCGCGCCGACGCTGGTGCGCGCGCTGGCCGACCGGCTCGAGAAGAAGGAGCAGAGCCTGCTCTTCCTCAACCGGCGCGGCTATGCGCCGCTGACGCTGTGCCGGACCTGCGGCCACCGCTTCCAATGCCCGAACTGCACCGCCTGGATGGTCGAGCACCGGCTGCTCGGCCGGCTGCAATGCCACCATTGCGGGCACAGCATGGCGCCGCCCGCCGAATGCCCGGAGTGCAAGGACGAGGACAGCCTGGTCGCCTGCGGCCCCGGCGTCGAGCGGATCGCCGACGAGGTGGCGGCGCTGTTCCCCGACGCGCGGGTGGCGATCGCCACCTCCGACACGCTCTCCACCCCGGCCCGCGCCGCCGAGTTCGTCGAACGGATGGAGGCGGGCGACATCGACGTGGTGGTCGGCACCCAGCTCGTCACCAAGGGCTATCATTTCCCCGAGCTGACCCTCGTCGGGGTGATCGACGCCGATCTCGGCCTGTCGGGCGGCGACCTGCGCGCGGCCGAGCGCAGCTTCCAGCAGATCGCCCAGGTCGCCGGGCGCGCCGGACGCGGCGCCAAGCCCGGCCATGTCTATATCCAGACCCATGCGCCCAAGGCCCCGGTGATCCAGGCGCTGCTCTCGGGCGACGCGCAGAGCTTCTACACGGCCGAGACCGAGGCGCGGAAGATCGCCGAGGCGCCGCCCTTCGGCCGCTACGCCGCGATCATCATCTCCGCCGAGAAGCTGGAGGAGGCGGCGACCACCGCGCGGCTGATCGGCCGGACGGCGCCCGCCATCGACGGCATGCACGTCTACGGCCCCGCCCCCGCCCCGCTCGCCATGCTGCGCGGCCGCCACCGGCAGCGCCTGCTGGTCCACGCCCGCCGCTCGCTCGACGTCCAGCAGGTGATCCGCGACTGGCTCGGCCCGCTGCAATGGCCGCGCGGCGTCCGCGTCGCGGTCGATGTCGATCCGTATAGCTTCTTGTAG